Proteins from one Carcharodon carcharias isolate sCarCar2 chromosome 19, sCarCar2.pri, whole genome shotgun sequence genomic window:
- the LOC121291383 gene encoding histone H4-like, translating to MTGRGKGGKGLGKGGAKRHRKVLRDNIQGITKPAIRRLARRGGVKRISGLIYEETRGVLKVFLENIIRDSVTYTEHAKRRTVTALDVVYALKRQGRTLYGFGG from the coding sequence ATGACGGGCCGAGGGAAAGGCGGCAAAGGGCTGGGCAAAGGGGGAGCCAAGCGGCACCGCAAAGTTCTCCGAGACAACATCCAGGGCATCACCAAGCCGGCCATCCGCCGCCTGGCCCGGCGAGGAGGCGTCAAGCGCATCTCCGGCCTCATCTACGAGGAGACCCGGGGGGTGCTCAAGGTCTTCCTGGAGAACATCATCAGGGACTCGGTCACCTACACGGAACACGCCAAACGCAGGACAGTCACCGCCCTGGATGTGGTCTACGCCCTGAAGCGCCAGGGCCGGACCCTCTACGGATTCGGGGGTTGA
- the LOC121291381 gene encoding histone H2B 7-like codes for MAPKKGPKQVVGRKRARGERKRKRKESYGRYVHRVLKQIHPEMSISSKTMCILDSFVSDIFERLACEASRLVRYSKRQTLCSQEIQTAVRLLLPGDLAKHAVSEGTKAVTKYNSCK; via the coding sequence ATGGCCCCGAAGAAAGGGCCGAAGCAAGTGGTGGGCAGAAAAAGGGCCAGAGGCGAGAGGAAGCGGAAACGGAAGGAGAGCTACGGCCGCTACGTCCACCGGGTGTTGAAGCAGATCCACCCCGAGATGAGCATCTCCTCCAAGACCATGTGCATCCTGGACTCGTTCGTCAGCGACATCTTCGAGCGCCTCGCCTGCGAGGCTTCCCGCCTGGTCCGCTACAGCAAGCGGCAGACCTTGTGCTCCCAGGAGATCCAGACCGCCGTCCGCCTCCTGCTGCCGGGGGACCTGGCCAAACACGCTGTCTCCGAGGGGACCAAGGCGGTCACCAAGTACAACAGTTGCAAATGA